Proteins encoded by one window of Catharus ustulatus isolate bCatUst1 chromosome Z, bCatUst1.pri.v2, whole genome shotgun sequence:
- the LOC117010794 gene encoding butyrophilin subfamily 1 member A1-like isoform X1 yields MEENHLEEPQNSTSNSKENTKKSGREDAEGAMAFFLKPRPCTWHLALDYHSAKQFEVDVTLDPATAGPEVILSEDLKEATWGRPRCQWPEAPGRFDTDPCMLGSEGFTSGRHYWEVEASGRFWAVGVARESVQRKGRILFKPNTEIWGLQKYDELCVALTAPSNTSVPLLNGEIGVYLDYEVGQVSFYAVSSRQRIFTFPVASFSGERVFPYFCVLLSTIKLSPKG; encoded by the exons ATGGAGGAAAACCATCTGGAGGAACCCCAAAACAGCACCAGcaacagcaaggaaaacacCAAGAAG TCAGGAAGAGAGGACGCTGAGGGTGCAATGGCTTTCTTCCTCAAACCACGGCCATGCACGTGGCACCTTGCCCTGGACTACCACAGTGCCAAACAGTTTGAAG tggATGTAACCCTGGATCCAGCCACAGCGGGTCCAGAGGTGATCCTCTCTGAGGACCTCAAAGAGGCCACCTGGGGCAGACCTCGATGCCAGTGGCCGGAGGCTCCGGGGCGGTTCGACACTGACCCGTGCATGCTGGGCAGCGAGGGCTTCACCTCAGGCCGCCACTACTGGGAGGTGGAGGCCAGTGGGCGCTTCTGGGCTGTGGGAGTGGCCCGTGAGTCAGTGCAGAGGAAAGGGCGCATCCTCTTCAAGCCCAACACTGAAATCTGGGGCTTGCAGAAGTATGATGAGCTCTGCGTAGCCCTCACTGCTCCATCCAACACCTCTGTCCCACTCCTCAATGGGGAGATCGGAGTCTACCTGGACTATGAGGTGGGACAGGTCTCTTTCTACGCCGTCAGCAGCCGCCAACGCATCTTCACTTTTCCTGTGGCCTCCTTCAGTGGGGAGAGGGTCTTCCCCTACTTTTGCGTGCTCCTCTCAACCATTAAACTGTCCCCCAAGGGCTGA
- the LOC117010794 gene encoding butyrophilin subfamily 1 member A1-like isoform X2 encodes MAFFLKPRPCTWHLALDYHSAKQFEVDVTLDPATAGPEVILSEDLKEATWGRPRCQWPEAPGRFDTDPCMLGSEGFTSGRHYWEVEASGRFWAVGVARESVQRKGRILFKPNTEIWGLQKYDELCVALTAPSNTSVPLLNGEIGVYLDYEVGQVSFYAVSSRQRIFTFPVASFSGERVFPYFCVLLSTIKLSPKG; translated from the exons ATGGCTTTCTTCCTCAAACCACGGCCATGCACGTGGCACCTTGCCCTGGACTACCACAGTGCCAAACAGTTTGAAG tggATGTAACCCTGGATCCAGCCACAGCGGGTCCAGAGGTGATCCTCTCTGAGGACCTCAAAGAGGCCACCTGGGGCAGACCTCGATGCCAGTGGCCGGAGGCTCCGGGGCGGTTCGACACTGACCCGTGCATGCTGGGCAGCGAGGGCTTCACCTCAGGCCGCCACTACTGGGAGGTGGAGGCCAGTGGGCGCTTCTGGGCTGTGGGAGTGGCCCGTGAGTCAGTGCAGAGGAAAGGGCGCATCCTCTTCAAGCCCAACACTGAAATCTGGGGCTTGCAGAAGTATGATGAGCTCTGCGTAGCCCTCACTGCTCCATCCAACACCTCTGTCCCACTCCTCAATGGGGAGATCGGAGTCTACCTGGACTATGAGGTGGGACAGGTCTCTTTCTACGCCGTCAGCAGCCGCCAACGCATCTTCACTTTTCCTGTGGCCTCCTTCAGTGGGGAGAGGGTCTTCCCCTACTTTTGCGTGCTCCTCTCAACCATTAAACTGTCCCCCAAGGGCTGA